A genomic window from Lentibacter algarum includes:
- a CDS encoding flagellar basal body P-ring protein FlgI — MTAFLSQAAMGERIKDIASVAGVRSNQLVGYGIVVGLAGTGDGSSGLTLQSMQAMVSRFGLVTEVSGLNAKNAAAVMVTAELPPFLKPGQTLDITASTMGGASSLRGGTLLMTPLLGADGETYAIAQGNLVVGGLGVQGADQSSLVVNVPTVGRVPRGASVERMVPSSFLETPHLVLNLHKGDFTTATNTAEAINGIFGPDVAVPLDANSIRVRAPQDPSQRVSFVSLLENVEVTQAEPPARVIINSRTGTVVIGGNVRVTPAAVTHGSMTVRVNEDFNVDQGQTVVTNGDQTIVADNEPVVTPDTEIDVEAEPARAFIFDTGVSLSSLVDAINAVGASASDLVAILEALREAGALRAELVVI; from the coding sequence ATGACGGCTTTTCTATCGCAAGCTGCCATGGGCGAACGTATCAAAGACATTGCCAGTGTCGCTGGGGTGCGCTCTAATCAACTTGTCGGCTATGGTATTGTGGTTGGTCTTGCGGGCACGGGTGATGGCAGCTCGGGGCTGACGTTGCAGTCGATGCAGGCCATGGTCTCACGCTTTGGTCTTGTCACGGAAGTTTCAGGGCTGAATGCAAAAAATGCTGCCGCTGTTATGGTAACTGCAGAGCTTCCACCTTTCTTAAAGCCGGGGCAGACGCTGGATATCACCGCATCTACCATGGGCGGAGCGAGTTCGTTGCGGGGCGGCACATTGCTGATGACGCCTCTCTTGGGCGCCGATGGTGAGACCTATGCCATTGCACAAGGCAACCTTGTTGTTGGCGGTTTAGGGGTTCAGGGTGCGGATCAATCCTCGCTGGTGGTGAATGTTCCGACCGTGGGGCGCGTTCCGCGTGGCGCCTCGGTTGAGCGAATGGTGCCCAGCTCATTTCTGGAAACCCCACATCTTGTGCTAAACTTACACAAAGGAGATTTCACGACAGCAACAAACACTGCAGAGGCCATCAACGGGATATTTGGCCCCGATGTGGCTGTGCCACTTGATGCTAACTCCATACGGGTCCGTGCGCCCCAAGACCCAAGTCAGCGGGTATCGTTTGTTTCGTTACTTGAGAACGTTGAAGTGACGCAAGCCGAGCCGCCCGCCCGCGTGATCATCAATTCGCGCACCGGCACCGTTGTGATTGGTGGCAATGTGCGTGTCACACCAGCAGCGGTAACACATGGCTCAATGACCGTGCGGGTCAACGAGGATTTTAATGTTGATCAGGGGCAGACGGTTGTCACAAATGGTGATCAGACAATTGTTGCAGACAATGAACCCGTGGTGACACCCGACACAGAAATTGATGTTGAAGCCGAGCCGGCGCGTGCCTTTATTTTTGACACAGGCGTGTCCTTGTCGTCATTGGTAGACGCCATCAATGCCGTCGGTGCATCTGCTTCAGACCTTGTTGCCATTCTAGAAGCTTTGCGCGAGGCGGGCGCATTGCGCGCCGAGCTTGTCGTGATTTAG
- a CDS encoding flagellar basal body L-ring protein FlgH has product MVSSKIVCLAFGAMALAGCGTTFVEEQNSLQYSPVMPQAALEIQTGFASGAIYNPSQAGLFATDRRASRVGDILTISFSERFQATKSQNAANGKAASFEMSLPNVLGLDKLSNGLSTGTTQSFSGSGSAAQSNSLTGQMSVTVARVYEGGNLEILGQKKLTLNNGDEYIRVRGIVRPEDISSKNVVLSDRIANAEIKYIGAGDVADTGKVGWLQRAATTLSPY; this is encoded by the coding sequence ATGGTCAGCTCAAAAATTGTCTGTTTGGCGTTTGGTGCGATGGCGCTAGCAGGGTGTGGAACAACTTTTGTTGAAGAGCAAAATAGCCTCCAATATAGCCCTGTCATGCCGCAAGCCGCGCTTGAAATTCAGACAGGGTTTGCTTCGGGTGCGATTTACAACCCCTCCCAAGCAGGTCTTTTTGCAACTGATAGGCGGGCAAGTCGCGTCGGAGATATCCTAACGATATCCTTTTCTGAACGTTTTCAAGCCACGAAATCGCAGAATGCAGCCAACGGTAAGGCTGCGAGTTTCGAGATGAGCTTACCGAATGTGCTGGGTTTGGATAAGCTATCGAACGGGCTTAGCACGGGCACCACGCAATCCTTCTCTGGCTCTGGCTCTGCGGCGCAATCAAACAGTTTGACGGGGCAGATGTCTGTAACTGTTGCGCGTGTATATGAGGGTGGAAACCTAGAAATTCTGGGCCAAAAAAAGCTCACGCTGAACAATGGAGATGAGTATATCCGTGTGCGAGGTATCGTGCGCCCAGAAGACATTTCGTCAAAGAATGTTGTCTTATCAGATAGAATTGCCAACGCCGAAATCAAATATATCGGAGCGGGTGATGTGGCCGATACAGGCAAGGTCGGTTGGTTACAGCGCGCTGCTACAACTCTTTCACCCTATTGA
- the flgG gene encoding flagellar basal-body rod protein FlgG — protein sequence MSSSAMHVAKTGLNAQQNKMQIIANNLANVNTTGFKRDRANFESLLYQTIRSGGAQTADGNMLTSASTVGTGVTMVNTQKLYSQGSLISTDNSLDLAIDGSGFFQVLMPDGRMGYTRNGTFSRNGEGTLTTSSGYVVQPEVGIPDNVSEINVSADGIVSVKLAGETQPQEVGQLTLANFANPRGLQPVGETFAVETPASGAPIEGAPLNGGFGKLVQGYLEGSNVNVVQQLVDMIETQRAYEVSSKSISSVDEMMRYLSNNL from the coding sequence ATGTCTTCAAGCGCAATGCATGTGGCCAAAACTGGCCTGAATGCCCAACAAAATAAAATGCAGATAATTGCCAACAACTTGGCAAACGTTAACACAACAGGCTTTAAACGCGACCGCGCCAATTTTGAAAGCCTCCTGTATCAGACAATCCGGTCAGGCGGCGCTCAGACTGCTGACGGTAATATGCTAACGTCGGCCTCTACCGTTGGCACGGGTGTGACTATGGTGAACACTCAAAAGCTATATTCTCAAGGTAGTCTCATTAGTACGGATAACTCGCTTGATCTTGCGATTGATGGGTCGGGATTTTTCCAAGTGCTGATGCCGGACGGGCGTATGGGTTATACCCGCAACGGAACATTTTCCCGCAATGGCGAGGGCACGTTAACCACGTCAAGCGGCTATGTCGTCCAGCCTGAGGTTGGGATTCCGGACAATGTCAGCGAAATCAATGTGTCGGCGGACGGTATTGTGTCTGTCAAGCTTGCTGGCGAGACCCAGCCGCAAGAAGTTGGACAATTGACGCTGGCCAATTTTGCCAACCCACGGGGGCTTCAGCCCGTAGGTGAAACATTCGCCGTTGAAACACCTGCCAGTGGAGCCCCCATCGAAGGTGCGCCTCTTAATGGTGGCTTTGGCAAACTTGTGCAAGGATATCTTGAGGGATCTAATGTAAATGTTGTTCAACAACTTGTCGACATGATCGAAACCCAACGCGCCTATGAGGTCAGCTCAAAATCAATCTCATCTGTTGATGAGATGATGCGTTATCTCTCGAACAATCTGTGA
- the flgK gene encoding flagellar hook-associated protein FlgK, with translation MAGLFDIGSSGIQAYRKALSVTGQNIANLNTEGYRRREASMEEISATQGNILSVSDQAGLGVRVSDISRAFDSFIVGRARDTASDFARADSYKGALDTLETVLLPEDYDLTFSINEFFDGISSIARAPGDTAGRVVALEQGRSLASAFQSLARSLQSFQTAIESEVRNNVEALNTELSGLADIQAQLISAGGSGKASNALLDQRDKSISAIADYVGLSADYNVRGDARLTLGATGSGPILVESKAAGQLSVTVSDGQINVYAGMGGAQTQTQQLTSGGLAGLIAAYEAVSQTTRDLDALARKVSRDLNSVHQGGITLDGDAGKDLYSLDSYTLTPSATNLGAITSYVSAVGELPEADIELEIVYDKSRALWSGAQADGTVVATGKNGFVYQGLDVSISGQAADGDTLFFSVSRGKAENMAFLLTRPEEFAAAGQLLTSEGLDNQGSATLTAQAFTPYVASGFESLMVSLPNDDGVAAATRLRSDGFAGVIPASVRSLELFSLKTQDNVTFSLSDEQQTSLTELTLTLDGTEHSFETTAFKERIVSEADIDMANLAQMLNAGTITTGAGLSLADLGVFAAGESGLLSLASAQASLTAASLQADAKITGSVSLGNDTGSQIQVFTREGRQIAGTPLSDADVMQYLTPANGFLETAEYRADYLNGVAEGGLQNMSVSRKTPVGTQSLRFSGEGFVPPVVTDSVMPLSVQTPAQTLFLSVSSDAAAEIEIPQGVMADYIASEINALRGDLGVTATAQTRVELSEIPDGIVRFSLTGDNTQAIDIEGYVSDGDVSDLAVLINAQTHETGVTAYVSSSRDKFVLLNNTGADIVLGNISTSGEALKAMPVGKAGHPRLDTSVSLGDDAASFARFGGEVTLTASANFSLTGTGGTKSSLADSFEGGLITRVVDQAGSWQELSFQTTEGIDGNEARPDGSLASAAALNFSVSLETDGSAARLEAVVEAKDFSEFSSGAVATAMAAQLRGMTPVPTLTGAGFSDSSTLPQTGASITLSLGTQDYILTMDDGEILVSGPEAGRLSAGFNENLELVVSAHRGMETGQMLSVSSSASEASMAAFGLSESARQEVMTGRAFAADKLSETPVTLTLEIANAYFEVSVTEDSSGAVSVTSDVALPSNTLADIVVGEDGSYQFQITRSGADTLESFRIIASDGARTLGLTTTPNQILVTEAGLRLSTADSTAVDVTGTADSLISEHLSLENLPAEELIVILTGDGARRLSAQFEEADQPVQTGLNRPLEVLVSDALSGRLEIIDTISGHSIATRYVDETGRINVAGLDLLLNGDVATGDSFTIAANTRGAGDGRNISQILALQSLNKQTGQGGFATSFSALITDMGAKVKAGTIAAESAEAVRDAARELESEFSGVNLDTEAARLLEQQQAYQALARVLSTAKELLDTLMNSI, from the coding sequence ATGGCTGGGCTTTTTGACATTGGCAGCAGCGGCATTCAGGCCTACCGTAAGGCGCTGAGTGTCACGGGGCAGAATATAGCGAACCTTAACACTGAGGGATATCGCCGCCGCGAAGCCTCGATGGAGGAAATATCCGCCACCCAAGGCAACATTTTAAGTGTTTCAGATCAGGCGGGGCTGGGCGTTCGGGTGTCCGACATCAGTAGGGCATTTGATAGTTTCATTGTTGGGCGCGCTCGAGATACGGCCTCTGATTTTGCCAGGGCCGATTCATACAAAGGCGCGCTTGATACGCTTGAAACAGTACTGCTGCCCGAAGATTATGATCTTACATTTTCAATCAATGAGTTTTTTGATGGCATCAGTTCAATTGCTCGAGCCCCCGGTGACACAGCAGGTCGGGTTGTTGCTTTAGAGCAGGGCCGCTCATTGGCCTCTGCGTTCCAGTCACTTGCGCGCTCTTTGCAAAGCTTTCAGACCGCTATCGAGAGCGAAGTCCGCAACAATGTCGAAGCGCTCAACACTGAATTATCAGGCCTCGCCGATATTCAGGCACAGCTTATTTCTGCGGGGGGCAGTGGCAAGGCATCAAACGCGCTGCTGGATCAAAGGGACAAGTCTATTTCGGCAATTGCTGATTATGTGGGGTTGTCAGCCGATTACAACGTGCGCGGTGATGCGCGGCTTACGCTTGGCGCAACGGGCAGCGGCCCTATTTTGGTCGAGAGTAAGGCGGCTGGCCAGTTGTCCGTGACTGTGAGCGATGGTCAGATCAATGTGTATGCTGGAATGGGGGGGGCGCAAACCCAGACTCAACAGCTAACATCTGGCGGCTTGGCCGGATTGATTGCCGCTTATGAAGCGGTCAGTCAGACCACCCGTGATCTGGACGCCTTGGCGCGCAAGGTCAGCAGAGATTTGAACTCGGTGCATCAAGGCGGTATCACACTTGATGGCGATGCGGGCAAAGATTTGTATAGTCTCGATAGCTATACGCTCACCCCTTCTGCGACAAATTTGGGTGCGATCACTTCCTATGTGAGCGCTGTTGGTGAGCTGCCTGAAGCCGATATTGAACTTGAGATTGTCTATGATAAATCGCGCGCGCTTTGGAGTGGTGCACAAGCCGATGGTACCGTTGTGGCGACAGGCAAAAACGGATTTGTATATCAAGGGCTTGATGTCAGCATAAGCGGGCAGGCGGCTGATGGAGACACGCTGTTTTTTTCAGTATCGCGTGGTAAAGCGGAGAATATGGCGTTTCTTTTGACGCGCCCAGAAGAGTTTGCGGCCGCCGGGCAGCTTTTGACCAGCGAGGGCCTAGACAACCAAGGCTCGGCAACCCTAACAGCGCAGGCCTTTACTCCTTATGTGGCGTCGGGGTTTGAAAGTTTGATGGTGTCTCTGCCCAATGATGACGGCGTTGCCGCCGCGACACGTCTGCGCTCTGATGGCTTTGCTGGGGTCATCCCTGCTTCCGTGAGAAGTCTGGAGCTCTTCTCACTCAAAACCCAGGACAACGTCACGTTTAGTCTCTCTGATGAGCAGCAAACCAGCCTAACTGAGCTGACGCTCACACTTGATGGCACCGAGCACAGCTTTGAAACAACCGCGTTTAAGGAACGCATTGTCTCAGAAGCTGATATTGATATGGCCAATTTGGCACAGATGCTGAACGCCGGCACCATCACAACAGGCGCGGGATTAAGCTTGGCTGATTTGGGTGTGTTTGCAGCCGGGGAAAGTGGCTTGCTTTCGTTGGCCAGTGCGCAGGCGTCCTTAACGGCAGCCTCTCTCCAAGCCGATGCGAAAATCACGGGAAGCGTCTCGCTGGGCAATGATACTGGCTCCCAGATTCAGGTGTTTACCCGTGAGGGACGCCAGATTGCAGGCACGCCTTTGAGTGATGCTGATGTGATGCAATATCTTACGCCGGCCAATGGCTTTTTGGAGACGGCGGAATACCGGGCAGATTATCTGAATGGTGTCGCTGAGGGCGGCTTGCAAAACATGAGTGTGAGCCGGAAAACCCCTGTTGGCACGCAAAGCCTGCGGTTTTCTGGTGAGGGGTTCGTTCCGCCAGTCGTGACCGACAGTGTTATGCCGCTCAGCGTGCAAACCCCAGCTCAAACCCTATTTTTGTCAGTGAGCAGCGATGCCGCCGCTGAAATTGAAATACCACAAGGCGTGATGGCCGATTACATCGCTTCTGAAATCAACGCATTACGCGGAGATCTTGGCGTTACGGCAACGGCTCAAACCCGTGTCGAGCTCAGCGAGATTCCAGATGGTATCGTGCGATTTTCTCTGACGGGAGACAACACTCAAGCCATTGATATTGAGGGCTACGTGAGTGACGGTGATGTGTCTGACTTAGCTGTGTTGATCAATGCACAAACACATGAAACAGGCGTAACAGCGTATGTTTCATCCTCAAGGGACAAATTCGTATTGCTGAACAATACGGGCGCAGACATTGTTTTAGGAAATATCTCAACAAGCGGTGAGGCTCTAAAGGCTATGCCTGTTGGCAAGGCGGGCCACCCACGGTTGGACACCTCTGTTTCACTTGGGGATGATGCTGCGAGTTTTGCGCGTTTTGGTGGCGAAGTCACGCTCACGGCGAGTGCAAACTTTTCGCTGACGGGCACTGGCGGAACCAAATCCAGCCTTGCTGATAGCTTTGAAGGCGGCTTGATCACCCGTGTGGTGGATCAAGCGGGCAGTTGGCAAGAGCTGAGTTTTCAAACCACCGAGGGGATTGATGGCAACGAGGCCCGTCCAGATGGCAGTTTGGCGAGCGCTGCGGCGTTGAACTTCAGCGTCAGCTTGGAGACGGATGGATCAGCGGCCCGCCTTGAGGCTGTTGTAGAGGCCAAAGATTTTTCAGAGTTTTCAAGCGGGGCTGTTGCTACAGCCATGGCTGCCCAATTGCGAGGAATGACGCCTGTGCCAACCTTAACTGGCGCCGGTTTTTCTGACTCCAGCACATTGCCGCAAACAGGGGCTAGCATTACACTCAGCTTGGGAACGCAAGATTACATTCTGACGATGGATGATGGCGAAATTCTTGTCAGCGGGCCTGAGGCGGGTCGTTTGAGTGCAGGCTTCAACGAGAACCTAGAGCTGGTTGTGAGTGCTCATCGCGGCATGGAAACCGGGCAGATGCTCAGCGTATCTTCAAGCGCCAGTGAAGCCTCAATGGCTGCGTTTGGCCTATCTGAAAGTGCGCGTCAGGAAGTTATGACAGGTCGGGCTTTTGCCGCCGATAAATTAAGCGAAACGCCTGTGACTCTGACGCTTGAAATTGCAAACGCATATTTTGAAGTGAGCGTCACAGAAGACAGCTCTGGCGCCGTTTCGGTGACAAGCGACGTGGCGTTGCCTAGCAATACGTTAGCTGACATTGTTGTGGGTGAGGATGGCAGCTATCAATTCCAAATCACACGCTCTGGTGCGGATACCCTTGAGAGCTTCAGAATTATTGCCAGCGACGGCGCGCGGACGCTTGGCCTCACAACAACCCCCAACCAAATTTTGGTGACAGAAGCAGGCTTGCGCTTGAGCACGGCAGATTCTACGGCGGTTGATGTCACTGGCACTGCTGACAGCCTCATTTCGGAGCATCTGTCGCTTGAAAACCTACCAGCTGAGGAACTCATTGTTATTCTAACAGGAGATGGCGCTCGTCGCTTGTCGGCACAGTTTGAAGAGGCAGATCAGCCTGTTCAAACTGGCCTGAACCGTCCACTGGAAGTTCTAGTGAGCGATGCCTTGAGTGGACGCTTGGAAATCATTGACACCATTAGCGGGCATTCCATTGCGACACGCTATGTTGACGAAACCGGCCGGATAAATGTGGCGGGCCTAGATTTGTTGCTCAATGGCGATGTGGC
- a CDS encoding rod-binding protein yields the protein MGDSLNNFMKPAALMQLRSSTGSSAAWNRTTVDTSKSQREQLQGVAKEFEAAFLAEFLKQGRAGELAEGMFSSEAGKTFQGMLDVEMARASSGGLNLGIADAMVEQLGRGLPKEVK from the coding sequence ATGGGTGACTCTCTGAACAACTTCATGAAGCCGGCTGCACTGATGCAGCTGCGCAGTTCAACTGGCAGTTCGGCGGCTTGGAACAGAACAACTGTCGACACAAGCAAGAGTCAACGTGAGCAATTGCAAGGAGTTGCCAAGGAATTTGAGGCTGCCTTCTTGGCTGAATTCTTAAAACAAGGGCGCGCAGGCGAATTGGCTGAGGGTATGTTTTCCTCGGAAGCAGGCAAAACATTTCAAGGTATGCTTGATGTTGAAATGGCGCGTGCAAGCTCAGGTGGGTTAAACTTGGGGATCGCTGACGCAATGGTTGAACAACTTGGGCGCGGCTTGCCCAAAGAGGTCAAATAA
- a CDS encoding flagellar basal body rod C-terminal domain-containing protein: MDRMIHTALNSLHNLHDIRQTTAQNLSSVDIPGFRTDLPNDGAAAFVEAMDAASARVMNLETGKAGFSNKQGALRQTGIQTDVAIVSEGYFFVKPANGEIALDRRGDFYLSPEGFLQNGAGDLVLDDGLQPIELPAFNEFQISNVGEISIAQFDGPEGQFQSYGFLGLTSATSEALTKGDDGKIRRFDGTVPDPKQGPLLAQGMLEQSNVDPVAQLVQSIEAQRQFEIGVKFIKMAEDIDRGGAELMRLPQN; encoded by the coding sequence ATGGATAGGATGATCCACACCGCGTTGAACTCGCTTCACAACCTGCATGATATTCGCCAAACCACCGCCCAAAACCTGAGTAGTGTTGATATCCCTGGATTTCGGACGGATCTTCCCAATGATGGTGCAGCGGCGTTTGTTGAGGCGATGGACGCGGCGTCTGCGCGGGTCATGAATTTGGAAACAGGGAAGGCGGGTTTTTCGAATAAACAGGGTGCTTTACGGCAAACAGGAATACAAACAGACGTTGCGATTGTTTCTGAGGGGTATTTTTTCGTAAAGCCCGCTAATGGAGAAATCGCGCTTGATAGGCGCGGAGACTTTTACCTCAGTCCAGAAGGATTTTTACAAAACGGAGCTGGAGATTTGGTTTTGGACGACGGGCTGCAACCAATTGAGCTTCCGGCGTTCAACGAGTTTCAGATCTCAAACGTTGGTGAGATATCTATCGCTCAATTTGATGGCCCTGAGGGACAGTTTCAAAGTTATGGATTTTTGGGTTTAACATCTGCTACATCGGAGGCTTTGACAAAGGGTGATGATGGCAAAATCCGCCGCTTCGATGGAACAGTTCCAGATCCAAAACAAGGCCCTTTGCTCGCGCAGGGTATGCTTGAACAATCAAATGTAGATCCTGTTGCACAGTTAGTGCAATCTATTGAAGCGCAACGGCAATTTGAAATTGGGGTGAAGTTTATCAAGATGGCTGAAGACATTGACCGCGGAGGAGCCGAATTGATGCGATTGCCACAAAACTGA